The genome window TTCGTTGAGTCGGAACGATATACTCGTTAACCCACCAAATAAAGAAGCGGGAAGAGATAGATCCAGATCAAGTCGACTACGTGCCAGAAAAGACCAACGCCTTCTACCGGTGTGTAGTAGGAAGAATTCACTTCTCCTTTGATCACCTTAATCATCACCCAAACGATCAATCCGGCTCCGATCAAAACGTGGGATCCATGAATCCCGGTCATTACGAAGTAAAAACCGAAAAACATCGCCAAGTTTTTGACGTCCGGCATTTCCGTATTCGTGAAATATTTTCCAGGAAGAAGTCCGTGATGGATCTTCGCGGAATATTCGAAATACTTCACAACCATAAACGTCAGAGCGCAAAGAACGGTTATCGCAAGTGCGATGATCGCTTCTTTCTTTTTATCCACTTGAACGTAATGAATCCCGAGCGCCATCGTAAACGAGCTGAAAAGAAGAACCACAGTGTTGAATGCTCCCATCGGAACGGACAAGTGATGGCTTCCTGCGTGGAACACTTCCGGATACAAGGAATGATAAATGGTGTAACCCACGAAAAGGGCGCCGAACATTAGAATTTCCGTAACAAGGAATAACCAGATTCCTTGTTTAGAAGCGTCGTACTGATGCTCAGCACTATCAAAGTGATGAGCATGATGGAATTCCGCGTGCTTAGCGGTACTCATAAGGTCCCCCCGTTACTGTTGGAGTTTTTTCAAAGTTTTCGTGAGTTGGTGGAGAAGGAATCGTCCACTCGAGGGTTTTTCCACCCCAAGGATTCGGTCCCGCTTCTTTTCCTGCGATCAATCCGTGAATCACGGCCGCAAGTCCCACCAAGAATCCCGCTCCGATCAGCCAAGATCCCACTG of Leptospira sanjuanensis contains these proteins:
- a CDS encoding cytochrome c oxidase subunit 3 family protein — protein: MSTAKHAEFHHAHHFDSAEHQYDASKQGIWLFLVTEILMFGALFVGYTIYHSLYPEVFHAGSHHLSVPMGAFNTVVLLFSSFTMALGIHYVQVDKKKEAIIALAITVLCALTFMVVKYFEYSAKIHHGLLPGKYFTNTEMPDVKNLAMFFGFYFVMTGIHGSHVLIGAGLIVWVMIKVIKGEVNSSYYTPVEGVGLFWHVVDLIWIYLFPLLYLVG